In Chryseobacterium sp., the genomic window AAGGAAAAACATCCGGTCCGCGCTGTGCCTGGCAGTTGATATTGACCCGGCTTACAAGATTGACAAATGAATCAATCAGTTTTGCAACTTCCTCCGGATCTTCACTGAAAATACTCACCTGCATTCCATGAGAAGCATTTACCTGATAATCTATCGGCTCTTCGATATCTTCAAACGGCACCACAGGAATCACCGGTCCAAACTGCTCTTCATGATACAGTTTCATGTCACTGTTTACGGGATAAACAACAGCCGGGAATACAAAAGATTCCTCCGTATATCCTCCATCTTTATTTAAAACGGCTGCCCCTTTCATCAATGCATCATCGATACATTCTTTTAAATAAGGAGGTTTATTGACTTCAGGAAGCGGGGTTACTTTCACGTCTTTTTCCCATGGCAACCCAGCTTTTAGGGCCGAAACGGCTTCACTCAGTTTTTCCGTAAATTCTAAAGCAATTTCTTTCTGAACGAATATCAGTTTCAGTGCCGTACAACGCTGCCCGTTAAAAGAAAGCGCTCCCAAAATACATTCACTCACCGCTACATCCAGATCTGCATTTTTGGTAACAACCGCTGCATTCTTAGCATCCAGGCTCAGAATCGCTCTCAGGCGGTTCACTTTCGGATGCAGCTTTTTAAGTCCGTTCGCTACTTTACTTGATCCAATGAAAGCCAGTACATTCACTTTCCCGCTTTCCATGATTGGGGTAATGATCTCTGACCCTTTTCCATACAAGGTATTGACAGTTCCTTTCGGGAAAGCTTCCTTAAAGGCATTCAATAAAGGATAATGAGCCAGTACACCATGTTTCGGAAGCTTGAATAAAATGGTATTTCCCATAATGAGTGCCGGAATCAGCGTAGTAAAAATTTCATTCAAAGGATAATTGAAAGGCCCCATACTTAAAACCACCCCAAGCGGAGCTCTCCGGATCTGGGCAATGGTTCCTTCTGCCTGCTGAAAACGGGAAGATTCCCTGTCCAGATCCTTCAACGCATCAATGGTTTGGTTGATATAATCTACTGTACGGTCAAACTCCTTGGTAGAATCAGCCAATGTTTTCCCGATCTCCCACATCAGTAATTTAATGATCAGGTCCCGCTGCTGGATCATCAGATACACAAATTTCTGCATGCATTTGATTCTTCCTTCCACAGACATGGTCGGCCATTCTCCCAGCCCGTTATCATAGGCTTTTACACACGCTTCAAGAACTTCCATGGCTTCATTGGGACCTATATTCGGGATGCTTCCCAGCAGCTTTCTTTCCAATCCGTTTTCTGTGGGAATACATACGGGTGAATAGATTTCGGTGACATCCCCGTTCCATTCTACCAGTTCTCCGTTTAAAAGATAGGTTCTTTGGTGAATAACGGGAACTTTATATTCTTCCGGAATTTCATTTTCACTTTTAAAAATATCATGAAATGATGCTGTGTTGATCGAATTCATATTGTAATGTTTAATAATTTGAAACTTTTGAAGAATAAAGGTAGATGTAAAAATTGATTTTAAGAATAGTGATTTAATAGATTTGCTCTATTTAAAAGCTTTTTGAATACAATTTAATCCGGCCAACTGAAAAAAAGAATAATTTTGTTCAAAATAAATTTTCAATGTTTTCAAAAATAGTTTTCAGTACCTTATTCTTTCTATCAGCATTTGGGTTTGCCCAAAATACGAAAGCAGCCAATACGGTTTTGATGAAAGGACAACCTGTACGTACGTATTCCAAATTACCGGCGGTAAATAAACCGGCTCCTAAGTTTACGCTTACGGATGTTAATATGAATGACCAGACTTTAGATTCTTACAAAGGAAGGTATGTCATCTTAAATATCTTTCCAAGTGTGGACACAGGAGTGTGCTCAGCATCCGTACATCATTTCAATGAAGATGCCGCAAACCTTCCCAATACGGTGGTTCTTTGTATCTCCAAAGATCTGCCTTTCGCTCAAAAAAGGTTTTGTGGTGCCGAAGGCATTAACAATGTTGTCATGCTTTCGGATTTCCGTTCCGATTTCGGATGGAACTATGGTGTAGAAATGATAGATTCTCCTATGAAAGGACTTCTCAGCAGAGCTGTTGTGGTAATCGATCCTTCGGGAAAAATCATTTACGAAGAGCAGGT contains:
- the tpx gene encoding thiol peroxidase; protein product: MFSKIVFSTLFFLSAFGFAQNTKAANTVLMKGQPVRTYSKLPAVNKPAPKFTLTDVNMNDQTLDSYKGRYVILNIFPSVDTGVCSASVHHFNEDAANLPNTVVLCISKDLPFAQKRFCGAEGINNVVMLSDFRSDFGWNYGVEMIDSPMKGLLSRAVVVIDPSGKIIYEEQVADISQEPNYEAAIAAVKQ
- a CDS encoding NADP-dependent glyceraldehyde-3-phosphate dehydrogenase, producing the protein MNSINTASFHDIFKSENEIPEEYKVPVIHQRTYLLNGELVEWNGDVTEIYSPVCIPTENGLERKLLGSIPNIGPNEAMEVLEACVKAYDNGLGEWPTMSVEGRIKCMQKFVYLMIQQRDLIIKLLMWEIGKTLADSTKEFDRTVDYINQTIDALKDLDRESSRFQQAEGTIAQIRRAPLGVVLSMGPFNYPLNEIFTTLIPALIMGNTILFKLPKHGVLAHYPLLNAFKEAFPKGTVNTLYGKGSEIITPIMESGKVNVLAFIGSSKVANGLKKLHPKVNRLRAILSLDAKNAAVVTKNADLDVAVSECILGALSFNGQRCTALKLIFVQKEIALEFTEKLSEAVSALKAGLPWEKDVKVTPLPEVNKPPYLKECIDDALMKGAAVLNKDGGYTEESFVFPAVVYPVNSDMKLYHEEQFGPVIPVVPFEDIEEPIDYQVNASHGMQVSIFSEDPEEVAKLIDSFVNLVSRVNINCQAQRGPDVFPFTGRKDSAEGTLSVFDALRSFSIRSLVAAKLTESNKELLNTIVRDHDSNFLSTDYIF